A portion of the Zootoca vivipara chromosome 6, rZooViv1.1, whole genome shotgun sequence genome contains these proteins:
- the TMED6 gene encoding transmembrane emp24 domain-containing protein 6, with protein sequence MRVELMITSCQHAGLQLWHLPPTKLSYLPCGKMLAVLPVAAMVGLLVGGLELAQARKSEPLSGSSDQPLFRGADQYNFGIVIPAGSIECFWQFAHQSGFFYFSYQVQWSSGLGHDQHILATANDPNGLHLGTSQDIRGQINFQTKETGFYQLCLSNRYNHFGSVQVYLNFGVFYEGFDLQTPHEAERKRLNDTLDAIEESTKKLLNSIFQMWRHYTFSRMKSTSDYFLLQSNYNYVNWWSAAQSLAIVLSGVLQLYFLKRLFTTQPTTVTNKPRC encoded by the exons ATGAGGGTGGAGTTAATGATTACCAGCTGCCAgcatgctggactccagctctggCACTTGCCTCCAACCAAGCTCAGCTACCTTCCCTGCGGCAAGATGCTTGCAGTGTTACCTGTGGCTGCAATGGTGGGCTTGTTGGTGGGGGGGCTGGAACTTGCCCAAGCCCGCAAGTCTGAACCTCTGAGTGGTTCCAGCGACCAGCCTCTTTTCCGTGGGGCAGACCAGTACAACTTTGGCATTGtcatccctgcaggcagcataGAGTGCTTCTGGCAATTTGCCCATCAGAGCGGCTTTTTCTACTTTAGCTATCAG GTGCAGTGGTCTTCAGGTCTCGGACATGACCAACACATCCTGGCAACCGCAAATGACCCCAATGGGCTCCACCTTGGCACCTCCCAGGATATACGGGGACAGATCAACTTCCAAACCAAGGAAACAG GCTTCTATCAGCTCTGTCTGAGCAATCGGTACAACCACTTTGGCTCCGTGCAGGTCTACCTCAACTTTGGGGTCTTCTATGAGGGCTTTGATCTACAAACTCCACATGAAGCTGAGAGGAAAAGACTTAACGACACACTGGATGCAATTGAG GAGAGTACCAAAAAACTGCTGAACAGCATCTTCCAAATGTGGCGCCACTACACTTTTAGTCGGATGAAGAGCACCTCAGACTACTTCCTTCTGCAGTCCAATTACAACTACGTGAACTGGTGGTCAGCGGCCCAGAGCCTGGCCATTGTTCTCTCTGGTGTCCTGCAACTCTACTTCCTCAAGCGCCTCTTCACCACGCAGCCCACCACAGTCACCAACAAGCCACGGTGCTGA
- the NIP7 gene encoding 60S ribosome subunit biogenesis protein NIP7 homolog, whose amino-acid sequence MRPLTEEETRALFEKLSKYIGENIQLLVDRPDGAYCFRLHKDRVYYLSEKILKLATNIPRENLVSLGTCFGKFTKSQKFRLHITALDYLAPYAKYKVWVKPGAEQSFLYGNHILKSGLGRITESTAQYQGVVVYSMADVPLGFGVAAKSTQECRKVDPMAIVVFHQADIGEYIRHEETLT is encoded by the exons ATGCGGCCCCTCACGGAGGAAGAAACGCGCGCGCTCTTCGAGAAGCTCTCCAAATA TATTGGTGAGAACATCCAGCTCCTGGTTGACCGGCCAGATGGTGCCTACTGCTTCCGCCTGCACAAGGACCGTGTCTATTACCTCAG TGAGAAGATTCTGAAGCTTGCTACAAACATCCCACGGGAGAATCTGGTATCTCTCGGCACCTGCTTTGGAAAGTTCACCAAGAGCCAGAAGTTCCGACTCCACATCACTGCCCTGGATTACCTTGCTCCCTATGCCAAG TACAAAGTGTGGGTGAAGCCTGGGGCAGAGCAGTCCTTCCTTTATGGGAACCACATACTGAAGTCTGGCTTGGGGCGCATCACAGAGAGCACTGCCCAGTACCAGGGTGTGGTGGTGTATTCCATGGCTGACGTCCCCCTG GGCTTTGGAGTGGCAGCCAAGTCCACGCAGGAGTGCCGTAAAGTGGACCCCATGGCGATCGTGGTTTTTCACCAAGCGGATATTGGAGAATACATACGGCACGAAGAGACGCTGACATAA
- the COG8 gene encoding conserved oligomeric Golgi complex subunit 8 isoform X1 — MAAPEPSADLEEASLLAWLFRGATSPLPPPLAAGDAELATYLAALAGLGLEALRREPGRLAEERAQLGAQTRALAFAHYKTFIRSAECTAETRRGFGGIEQGLDRLLGRLPPFSEACRNFMQEAEQIAQNRRMNSLTLNLHTEILEVLEIPQLMDTCVRNSYYEEALELVSYVRRLEKKHATIPVIQGIVAEVRQSTQLMLTQLIQQLRTNIQLPACLRIIGYLRCMDVFTEAELRITFLQARDIWLRSILAAVPGDDPYVHITKTIEACRVHLFDIVTQYRAIFADEEPLVPPPGQDTLNESAIFHGWVLQKVSQFLLVLEHDLQRGVGSRLDSLLGQCMYFGLSFSRVGADFRGLLIPIFQRVALVTFKRAMQEAVNKFQEEMNSYTLISVPAALGSSSSTTIPVAVAPSAQPGTLQPPMVLLDFPPLACFLNNILVAFNDLRLCCPVALAPDVAATLEDALGQVTKVILVFHRAEAVAFSSREQELFIHFCMAFLEDLVPYLNRCLQLLFPPAQIAQALGVPPTQLHKYGSLGCVDEQLIQELLASVLPEKETVYPLSEEKRLTEESLAPPPLDLELPDAKQEADPSAPVPVLEAEESSAASGDALLLSAPLE, encoded by the exons ATGGCAGCCCCGGAGCCTTCGGCGGACCTAGAGGAGGCGAGCCTGTTGGCATGGCTGTTCCGCGGGGCGACCTCGCCGCTGCCTCCGCCCCTGGCGGCGGGGGACGCGGAGCTGGCGACCTACCTGGCGGCGCTGGCGGGGCTGGGCCTGGAGGCCTTGCGGAGGGAACCCGGCCGGTTGGCGGAGGAGCGAGCCCAGCTCGGGGCGCAGACACGGGCCTTGGCCTTCGCCCACTACAAGACCTTCATCCGCTCCGCGGAATGCACCGCTGAGACGCGTCGGGGCTTCGGTGGCATCGAGCAGGGCCTCGACCGCCTCTTGGGCCGCCTCCCACCCTTCTCCGAGGCTTGCCg GAACTTCATGCAGGAGGCTGAACAGATCGCCCAGAACCGCCGTATGAACAGCCTGACCCTGAACCTCCACACAGAGATCCTGGAAGTGCTGGAGATCCCCCAGCTGATGGACACCTGCGTCCGCAACAGTTACTACGAGGAGGCCCTGGAGCTGGTGTCCTACGTCCGCCGCCTGGAGAAGAAGCATGCCACCATCCCTGTCATCCAG gGCATAGTGGCAGAGGTGCGCCAGTCCACACAGCTCATGCTTACACAGCTGATCCAGCAGCTTCGCACCAACATTCAGCTGCCAGCCTGCTTGCGCATCATTGGCTACCTTCGCTGCATGGATGTCTTCACTGAGGCTGAGCTACGAATTACTTTCCTGCAGGCACGGGACATCTGGCTACGTTCTATCCTTGCTGCTGTTCCTGGTGACGACCCCTATGTGCATATTACCAAGACCATTGAGGCCTGCCGCGTGCACCTCTTTGACATTGTCACGCAGTACCGTGCCATTTTTGCTGACGAGGAGCCGCTGGTGCCTCCCCCTGGGCAGGACACCCTCAATGAAAGTGCCATCTTCCATGGGTGGGTCCTGCAGAAGGTCTCCCAGTTCCTGCTGGTGCTTGAGCATGACTTGCAACGTGGTGTGGGCAGCCGCCTTGACTCCCTGCTGGGCCAGTGCATGTACTTTGGCCTCTCGTTCAGCCGTGTTGGAGCAGACTTCCGGGGCTTGCTCATCCCCATATTTCAGCGGGTGGCACTGGTCACCTTCAAGAGAGCCATGCAGGAAGCTGTGAACAAATTCCAGGAGGAGATGAACTCCTACACGCTAATCTCTGTGCCGGCTGctttgggcagcagcagcagcaccaccatcCCTGTAGCAGTGGCTCCTTCTGCCCAGCCAGGCACTCTGCAGCCCCCCATGGTGCTGCTAGATTTCCCACCACTCGCCTGCTTCCTCAACAACATCCTGGTAGCCTTCAATGACCTGCGCCTCTGCTGCCCTGTGGCTCTTGCCCCAGATGTGGCAGCTACCCTGGAGGATGCACTTGGCCAG GTGACCAAGGTCATTCTGGTTTTCCACCGGGCAGAGGCTGTGGCCTTCAGCAGCCGAGAGCAAGAACTGTTCATTCACTTCTGCATGGCATTTCTGGAAGACTTGGTGCCCTACCTCAACCGTTGTCTGCAGCTCCTCTTCCCCCCAGCACAAATTGCACAGGCTTTGG GTGTTCCTCCAACACAGCTGCACAAATATGGCAGTCTTGGCTGTGTGGATGAGCAGCTGATTCAGGAGCTCCTGGCCTCAGTCCTGCCAGAGAAAGAGACTGTCTATCCCTTGTCTGAGGAGAAAAGGCTGACTGAAGAAAGCCTAGCACCTCCTCCATTGGACTTGGAACTCCCTgatgccaagcaggaagcagatCCCAGTGCCCCAGTCCCTGTTCTGGAAGCAGAAGAGAGCAGTGCAGCTTCTGgtgatgctctgctgctgagtgCTCCTCTAGAATAG
- the COG8 gene encoding conserved oligomeric Golgi complex subunit 8 isoform X2, with translation MAAPEPSADLEEASLLAWLFRGATSPLPPPLAAGDAELATYLAALAGLGLEALRREPGRLAEERAQLGAQTRALAFAHYKTFIRSAECTAETRRGFGGIEQGLDRLLGRLPPFSEACRNFMQEAEQIAQNRRMNSLTLNLHTEILEVLEIPQLMDTCVRNSYYEEALELVSYVRRLEKKHATIPVIQGIVAEVRQSTQLMLTQLIQQLRTNIQLPACLRIIGYLRCMDVFTEAELRITFLQARDIWLRSILAAVPGDDPYVHITKTIEACRVHLFDIVTQYRAIFADEEPLVPPPGQDTLNESAIFHGWVLQKVSQFLLVLEHDLQRGVGSRLDSLLGQCMYFGLSFSRVGADFRGLLIPIFQRVALVTFKRAMQEAVNKFQEEMNSYTLISVPAALGSSSSTTIPVAVAPSAQPGTLQPPMVLLDFPPLACFLNNILVAFNDLRLCCPVALAPDVAATLEDALGQVTKVILVFHRAEAVAFSSREQELFIHFCMAFLEDLVPYLNRCLQLLFPPAQIAQALGVPPTQLHKYGSLGCVDEQLIQELLASVLPEKETVYPLSEEKRLTEESLAPPPLDLELPDAKQEADPIGEQFSWPASGWAARIIQHEMDHMQGVLYIDKMNSRTFANLQWEQLNE, from the exons ATGGCAGCCCCGGAGCCTTCGGCGGACCTAGAGGAGGCGAGCCTGTTGGCATGGCTGTTCCGCGGGGCGACCTCGCCGCTGCCTCCGCCCCTGGCGGCGGGGGACGCGGAGCTGGCGACCTACCTGGCGGCGCTGGCGGGGCTGGGCCTGGAGGCCTTGCGGAGGGAACCCGGCCGGTTGGCGGAGGAGCGAGCCCAGCTCGGGGCGCAGACACGGGCCTTGGCCTTCGCCCACTACAAGACCTTCATCCGCTCCGCGGAATGCACCGCTGAGACGCGTCGGGGCTTCGGTGGCATCGAGCAGGGCCTCGACCGCCTCTTGGGCCGCCTCCCACCCTTCTCCGAGGCTTGCCg GAACTTCATGCAGGAGGCTGAACAGATCGCCCAGAACCGCCGTATGAACAGCCTGACCCTGAACCTCCACACAGAGATCCTGGAAGTGCTGGAGATCCCCCAGCTGATGGACACCTGCGTCCGCAACAGTTACTACGAGGAGGCCCTGGAGCTGGTGTCCTACGTCCGCCGCCTGGAGAAGAAGCATGCCACCATCCCTGTCATCCAG gGCATAGTGGCAGAGGTGCGCCAGTCCACACAGCTCATGCTTACACAGCTGATCCAGCAGCTTCGCACCAACATTCAGCTGCCAGCCTGCTTGCGCATCATTGGCTACCTTCGCTGCATGGATGTCTTCACTGAGGCTGAGCTACGAATTACTTTCCTGCAGGCACGGGACATCTGGCTACGTTCTATCCTTGCTGCTGTTCCTGGTGACGACCCCTATGTGCATATTACCAAGACCATTGAGGCCTGCCGCGTGCACCTCTTTGACATTGTCACGCAGTACCGTGCCATTTTTGCTGACGAGGAGCCGCTGGTGCCTCCCCCTGGGCAGGACACCCTCAATGAAAGTGCCATCTTCCATGGGTGGGTCCTGCAGAAGGTCTCCCAGTTCCTGCTGGTGCTTGAGCATGACTTGCAACGTGGTGTGGGCAGCCGCCTTGACTCCCTGCTGGGCCAGTGCATGTACTTTGGCCTCTCGTTCAGCCGTGTTGGAGCAGACTTCCGGGGCTTGCTCATCCCCATATTTCAGCGGGTGGCACTGGTCACCTTCAAGAGAGCCATGCAGGAAGCTGTGAACAAATTCCAGGAGGAGATGAACTCCTACACGCTAATCTCTGTGCCGGCTGctttgggcagcagcagcagcaccaccatcCCTGTAGCAGTGGCTCCTTCTGCCCAGCCAGGCACTCTGCAGCCCCCCATGGTGCTGCTAGATTTCCCACCACTCGCCTGCTTCCTCAACAACATCCTGGTAGCCTTCAATGACCTGCGCCTCTGCTGCCCTGTGGCTCTTGCCCCAGATGTGGCAGCTACCCTGGAGGATGCACTTGGCCAG GTGACCAAGGTCATTCTGGTTTTCCACCGGGCAGAGGCTGTGGCCTTCAGCAGCCGAGAGCAAGAACTGTTCATTCACTTCTGCATGGCATTTCTGGAAGACTTGGTGCCCTACCTCAACCGTTGTCTGCAGCTCCTCTTCCCCCCAGCACAAATTGCACAGGCTTTGG GTGTTCCTCCAACACAGCTGCACAAATATGGCAGTCTTGGCTGTGTGGATGAGCAGCTGATTCAGGAGCTCCTGGCCTCAGTCCTGCCAGAGAAAGAGACTGTCTATCCCTTGTCTGAGGAGAAAAGGCTGACTGAAGAAAGCCTAGCACCTCCTCCATTGGACTTGGAACTCCCTgatgccaagcaggaagcagatCCCA TCGGGGAGCAGTTTAGCTGGCCGGCAAGTGGCTGGGCAGCCCGTATCATCCAGCATGAGATGGACCATATGCAGGGTGTGTTGTATATTGACAAGATGAACAGCAGGACTTTTGCGAATCTGCAGTGGGAACAGCTAAACGAGTAA